From the genome of Chelonia mydas isolate rCheMyd1 chromosome 2, rCheMyd1.pri.v2, whole genome shotgun sequence, one region includes:
- the TONSL gene encoding tonsoku-like protein isoform X3: MSGERSREIRQLQKVKDKAQRSGNLKEEAVICNQLGEILARHGRYREALEEHRQELRLLESVEDVLGCAVAHRKIGERLAELENYEAALKHQRQHLELARALSDHTEQQRAWATIGRTYMFVAESGQAGEALREAEQAFMKSLAILEEKLEGMVPQRELSEMRARLYLNLGLVYDSMKDQAKCNCYIKKSIFISEQTRLYEDLYRAYFNLGNIHLREGQYSKAMRCLERARDCAHTMKEKCMESECCASIAQVLLSLGDFVAARRSLKKAYVLGSQQPQQRESIRRSLRYALTVSRLQEALEEATPGDLQAALGLCEQLGDLFSKHGDYRRAVEFYERQLRYAETLRRPEQELAVIHVSLAATYGDLKEHGQAVQHYQMELALRRGNPLEEGKTWLNVALAREEAGEGYEALESCFRSALQCAERAGEPRLQRQILRHLHPIQQKWGCPEAPDTLARLQSLCRSQGWSAAGDSDEEELENSEPLEESDLELSESDGEEDDLDGYNKSVPGRRRITKWNRRNDRGETPLHRACIDGNLRRVQFFLEQGHPLNPRDYCGWTPLHEACNHGHLEIVRLLLERGASIDDPGGPGCEGITPLHDALNCGHFEVAELLLQRGASAVLRNAKGLSPLGTLQEWVRMYGKDLDQETRRRCRAMERLLREAVAGRAPDAAPPPRDILQSQLFDAELSEPLTLRPSAPAPQPRSGGPSKEPPAPCGLPSQHGGKGSERRAEQDDCMTPLRPIKKRQRLLGQREDCRTPGFLVQEEPELPTRGGGQAEYEAAIRSVGSAQSCLGTEPVPSETPARPALIPADEYVGDDWLEDDLRASREPRKRSRWGQGESGSDSGDATGPESDGGAPPQRRRTRQSRLTQIVDRTVLGRSRGGCALGAPETAATPASLRPTDSSRANGLRGSGEAPELPSLSAAPARPPPIRVRVRVQDNVFLIPVPHSSSESRPVAWLAEQAAQRHYQTCGLLPQLTLKKEGALLAPQDLIVDVLQSNEEVFAEVQSWDLPPLADRYRKACRSLAVGEHRLLLKIMELQESGPSFSACGLSLRQPHLAPLLRALKLQTSIRQLRLAGNGLADGLAAELLAMLGTMPSLTLLDLSANQLGAEGLRTLAAGLPAQTAFQSLEELDLSLNPLGDGSSQALACLVQACPILTTLRLQACGFTGAFLQHHRLLLADGLKGAVHLKTLAVSHNALGSTGLELLLRSLPCTTLSQLEIGSVAARLEEPLMDPVVRRDVLSPT, encoded by the exons ATGAGCGGGGAGCGGAGCCGGGAGATCCGCC AACTCCAGAAGGTGAAAGACAAGGCCCAGAGGAGTGGGAACCTGAAGGAGGAAGCTGTCATTTGTAACCAGCTTGGGGAGATCTTGGCTAGACATG GGCGGTACCGGGAAGCACTGGAGGAGCACCGGCAGGAGCTGCGGCTCCTGGAGAGTGTGGAGGACGTTCTTGGCTGTGCCGTGGCCCACCGGAAGATTGGGGAACGCCTGGCTGAGCTGGAGAACTACGAAGCTGCACTGAAG CACCAGCGCCAGCACCTGGAGCTGGCCCGCGCCCTGTCCGACCACACCGAGCAGCAGAGGGCCTGGGCCACCATAGGCCGCACCTACATGTTCGTGGCTGAGAGCGGCCAGGCGGGCGAGGCACTGCGGGAGGCGGAGCAGGCCTTCATGAagagcctggccatcctggagGAGAAACTGGAAG GGATGGTGCCGCAGCGGGAGCTGAGCGAGATGAGGGCCCGGCTTTATCTCAACCTGGGCTTGGTCTATGACAGCATGAAGGACCAGGCCAAGTGCAATTGCTACATCAAGAAGAGCATCTTCATCTCGGA GCAGACTCGCCTCTACGAAGACCTGTACAGGGCGTACTTCAACCTGGGCAACATCCACCTGCGGGAGGGGCAGTACTCCAAGGCCATGCGCTGCCTGGAGCGGGCGCGGGACTGCGCCCACACCATGAAGGAGAAGTGCATGGAGAGCGAGTGCTGCGCCAGCATCGCCCAG GTGCTCCTCAGCCTGGGGGACTTTGTGGCCGCCAGGCGCTCGCTGAAGAAGGCCTACgtgctgggctcccagcagccccagcagcgcGAGAGCATCCGCAGGAGCCTGCGATACG CCCTGACGGTGAGCCGTCTGCAGGAGGCCCTGGAGGAGGCCACGCCCGGCGACCTGCAGGCAGCCCTGGGCCTGTGCGAGCAGCTGGGGGACCTGTTCTCCAAGCACGGGGACTATCGCCGGGCTGTGGAGTTCTACGAAAGGCAG CTGCGTTACGCCGAGACCCTGCGGAGGCCTGAGCAGGAGCTGGCTGTGATCCACGTCTCCCTGGCTGCCACCTACGGGGACCTGAAGGAGCATGGCCAGGCCGTGCAGCACTACCAGATGGAGCTGGCGCTCCGGCGCGGGAACCCGCTGGAG GAGGGGAAGACCTGGCTGAACGTCGCCCTGGCCAGGGAGGAGGCCGGCGAAGGCTACGAGGCGCTGGAGTCCTGCTTCCGGAGCGCGCTGCAGTGTGCGGAGCGGGccggggagcccaggctgcag CGGCAAATCCTGCGGCACCTTCACCCCATTCAGCAGAAATGGGGGTGCCCCGAGGCCCCCGACACGCTGGCCAGGCTGCAGAGCCTGTGCCGCTCGCAGGGCTGGAGCGCAGCCGGGGACAGTGacgaggaggagctggagaacaGCGAGCCCCTGGAGGAGAGCGACCTGGAGCTGTCTGAGAGCG ACGGGGAGGAAGACGACCTGGACGGCTACAACAAGAGCGTGCCCGGCCGGCGCAGGATCACCAAG TGGAACCGGCGGAACGACCGAGGCGAGACCCCGCTGCACCGAGCTTGCATCGATGGGAACCTGCGCCGGGTCCAGTTCTTCCTGGAGCAG GGTCACCCTCTGAACCCGCGGGATTACTGCGGCTGGACCCCCCTGCATGAGGCCTGCAACCATGGGCACCTGG AGATCGtccggctgctgctggagcgTGGCGCCTCCATCGATGACCCCGGGGGGCCGGGCTGTGAGGGGATCACCCCCCTGCACGACGCCCTCAACTGCGGCCACTTCGAGGTGGCGGAGCTGCTGCTCCAGAGGGGTGCGTCGGCGGTGCTGAGGAACGCCAAg GGCCTGAGCCCGCTGGGCACCCTCCAGGAGTGGGTGAGGATGTACGGCAAGGACCTGGACCAGGAGACACGCCGGCGCTGCCGAGCCATGGAGCGGCTGCTCAGGGAGGCCGTGGCGGGGCGAG CACCTgatgcagccccgcccccccgggacaTTCTGCAGAGCCAGCTGTTTGATGCTGAGCTCTCGGAGCCTCTAACGCTGCGCCCCTCTGCTCCGGCGCCACAGCCCCGGAGCGGGGGCCCCTCCAAGGAGCCCCCTGCGCCCTGCGGGCTCCCCAGTCAGCATGGTGGGAAGGGGTCAGAGCGCAGGGCCGAGCAGGACGACTGCATGACCCCACTCCGGCCCATCAAGAAGAGGCAGCGGCTCCTGGGCCAGAGGGAGGATTGCCGGACGCCGGGGTTCCTGGTGCAGGAGGAGCCTGAGCTGCCCACCCGTGGTGGTGGCCAGGCGGAGTATGAAGCAGCCATCCGTAGCGTGGGCAGTGCCCAGTCCTGCCTGGGCACAGAGCCGGTGCCGTCCGAGACCCCTGCGAGGCCGGCCCTGATCCCAGCAGACGAGTACGTGGGGGACGACTGGCTGGAGGATGACCTGAGGGCGAGCCGCGAGCCCCGCAAGAGGAGCCGCTGGGGCCAGGGGGAGTCGGGCTCGGACTCTGGAGACGCCACAGGGCCCGAGAGCGACGGCGGGGCCCCCCCTCAAAGGAGGAGGACCCGGCAGAGCCGCCTCACCCAGATTGTGGACAGAACAGTGCTGGGCCGATCCCGCGGAGGCTGCGCCCTGGGGGCCCCAGAGACCGCTGCCACCCCTGCCAGCCTGAGGCCCACGGACAGCAGCCGAGCCAATGGCCTGAGAGGCAGTGGAGAGGCCCCGGAG CTCCCTTCGCTGTCTGCAGCCCCCGCTCGGCCGCCCCCCATTCGAGTGCGTGTCCGGGTCCAGGACAACGTCTTCCTTATCCCCGTGCCCCACAG CAGCAGCGAGAGCCGCCCGGTGGcgtggctggcagagcaggcGGCCCAGCGCCATTACCAGACGTGTGGCCTGCTGCCGCAGCTCACCCTCAAGAAGGAGGGGGCGCTGCTGGCGCCCCAGGACCTCATCGTGGACGTGCTGCAGAGCAACGAGGAG GTGTTTGCAGAGGTGCAGTCCTGGGACCTGCCCCCGCTCGCCGACCGGTACAGGAAGGCCTGTCGCAGCCTGGCCGTGG GCGAGCACCGGCTGCTGCTGAAGATCATGGAGCTACAGGAGTCAGGCCCCTCGTTCAGCGCCTGCGGCCTCTCGCTGCGCCAGCCCCACCTCGCCCCACTCCTGCGTGCCCTCAAGCTGCAGACCTCCATCCGGCAGCTGCGGCTGGCTGGGAACGGCCTGGCCGATGGCCTGGCCGCTGAGCTGCTGGCTATGCTGGGCACTATGCCCAGCCTGACCCTCCTCGACCTGTCAGCCAACCAGCTTGGGGCCGAGGGGCTCCGCACGCTGGCAGCAGGGCTGCCCGCCCAGACGGCCTTTCAG AGCCTGGAAGAGTTGGATCTCAGCCTGAACCCCCTGGGAGACGGCAGCTCCCAGGCACTGGCCTGCCTGGTTCAGGCCTGCCCCATCCTGACCACGCTCCGACTGCAAGCGTGCGGCTTCACTGGGGCTTTCCTGCAGCACCACCGCCTCCTGCTGGCCGATGGCCTGAAAG GCGCTGTGCACCTGAAGACCCTCgcggtgtcccacaatgccctgggctccactggcctggagctgctgctcagGAGCCTGCCCTGCACCACCCTTAGCCAGCTGGAGATCGGCTCGGTGGCTGCCCGGCTGGAGGAGCCTCTCATGGATCCGGTGGTCAG GAGGGATGTGCTCTCACCCACCTGA
- the TONSL gene encoding tonsoku-like protein isoform X4, protein MRCLERARDCAHTMKEKCMESECCASIAQVLLSLGDFVAARRSLKKAYVLGSQQPQQRESIRRSLRYALTVSRLQEALEEATPGDLQAALGLCEQLGDLFSKHGDYRRAVEFYERQLRYAETLRRPEQELAVIHVSLAATYGDLKEHGQAVQHYQMELALRRGNPLEEGKTWLNVALAREEAGEGYEALESCFRSALQCAERAGEPRLQRQILRHLHPIQQKWGCPEAPDTLARLQSLCRSQGWSAAGDSDEEELENSEPLEESDLELSESDGEEDDLDGYNKSVPGRRRITKWNRRNDRGETPLHRACIDGNLRRVQFFLEQGHPLNPRDYCGWTPLHEACNHGHLEIVRLLLERGASIDDPGGPGCEGITPLHDALNCGHFEVAELLLQRGASAVLRNAKGLSPLGTLQEWVRMYGKDLDQETRRRCRAMERLLREAVAGRAPDAAPPPRDILQSQLFDAELSEPLTLRPSAPAPQPRSGGPSKEPPAPCGLPSQHGGKGSERRAEQDDCMTPLRPIKKRQRLLGQREDCRTPGFLVQEEPELPTRGGGQAEYEAAIRSVGSAQSCLGTEPVPSETPARPALIPADEYVGDDWLEDDLRASREPRKRSRWGQGESGSDSGDATGPESDGGAPPQRRRTRQSRLTQIVDRTVLGRSRGGCALGAPETAATPASLRPTDSSRANGLRGSGEAPELPSLSAAPARPPPIRVRVRVQDNVFLIPVPHSSSESRPVAWLAEQAAQRHYQTCGLLPQLTLKKEGALLAPQDLIVDVLQSNEEVFAEVQSWDLPPLADRYRKACRSLAVGEHRLLLKIMELQESGPSFSACGLSLRQPHLAPLLRALKLQTSIRQLRLAGNGLADGLAAELLAMLGTMPSLTLLDLSANQLGAEGLRTLAAGLPAQTAFQSLEELDLSLNPLGDGSSQALACLVQACPILTTLRLQACGFTGAFLQHHRLLLADGLKGAVHLKTLAVSHNALGSTGLELLLRSLPCTTLSQLEIGSVAARLEEPLMDPVVRYLMQEGCALTHLTVSGNHLSDEAVEELARCLLVCPPLVSLDLSANPGITIVGLRMLLSALGERNQGLRSLSLAGCSVRGPLDSTTWARVSANVRELRLCSQQLSRSDQRGVGESWRGPAGTSLCAVTRHHKLFCKSV, encoded by the exons ATGCGCTGCCTGGAGCGGGCGCGGGACTGCGCCCACACCATGAAGGAGAAGTGCATGGAGAGCGAGTGCTGCGCCAGCATCGCCCAG GTGCTCCTCAGCCTGGGGGACTTTGTGGCCGCCAGGCGCTCGCTGAAGAAGGCCTACgtgctgggctcccagcagccccagcagcgcGAGAGCATCCGCAGGAGCCTGCGATACG CCCTGACGGTGAGCCGTCTGCAGGAGGCCCTGGAGGAGGCCACGCCCGGCGACCTGCAGGCAGCCCTGGGCCTGTGCGAGCAGCTGGGGGACCTGTTCTCCAAGCACGGGGACTATCGCCGGGCTGTGGAGTTCTACGAAAGGCAG CTGCGTTACGCCGAGACCCTGCGGAGGCCTGAGCAGGAGCTGGCTGTGATCCACGTCTCCCTGGCTGCCACCTACGGGGACCTGAAGGAGCATGGCCAGGCCGTGCAGCACTACCAGATGGAGCTGGCGCTCCGGCGCGGGAACCCGCTGGAG GAGGGGAAGACCTGGCTGAACGTCGCCCTGGCCAGGGAGGAGGCCGGCGAAGGCTACGAGGCGCTGGAGTCCTGCTTCCGGAGCGCGCTGCAGTGTGCGGAGCGGGccggggagcccaggctgcag CGGCAAATCCTGCGGCACCTTCACCCCATTCAGCAGAAATGGGGGTGCCCCGAGGCCCCCGACACGCTGGCCAGGCTGCAGAGCCTGTGCCGCTCGCAGGGCTGGAGCGCAGCCGGGGACAGTGacgaggaggagctggagaacaGCGAGCCCCTGGAGGAGAGCGACCTGGAGCTGTCTGAGAGCG ACGGGGAGGAAGACGACCTGGACGGCTACAACAAGAGCGTGCCCGGCCGGCGCAGGATCACCAAG TGGAACCGGCGGAACGACCGAGGCGAGACCCCGCTGCACCGAGCTTGCATCGATGGGAACCTGCGCCGGGTCCAGTTCTTCCTGGAGCAG GGTCACCCTCTGAACCCGCGGGATTACTGCGGCTGGACCCCCCTGCATGAGGCCTGCAACCATGGGCACCTGG AGATCGtccggctgctgctggagcgTGGCGCCTCCATCGATGACCCCGGGGGGCCGGGCTGTGAGGGGATCACCCCCCTGCACGACGCCCTCAACTGCGGCCACTTCGAGGTGGCGGAGCTGCTGCTCCAGAGGGGTGCGTCGGCGGTGCTGAGGAACGCCAAg GGCCTGAGCCCGCTGGGCACCCTCCAGGAGTGGGTGAGGATGTACGGCAAGGACCTGGACCAGGAGACACGCCGGCGCTGCCGAGCCATGGAGCGGCTGCTCAGGGAGGCCGTGGCGGGGCGAG CACCTgatgcagccccgcccccccgggacaTTCTGCAGAGCCAGCTGTTTGATGCTGAGCTCTCGGAGCCTCTAACGCTGCGCCCCTCTGCTCCGGCGCCACAGCCCCGGAGCGGGGGCCCCTCCAAGGAGCCCCCTGCGCCCTGCGGGCTCCCCAGTCAGCATGGTGGGAAGGGGTCAGAGCGCAGGGCCGAGCAGGACGACTGCATGACCCCACTCCGGCCCATCAAGAAGAGGCAGCGGCTCCTGGGCCAGAGGGAGGATTGCCGGACGCCGGGGTTCCTGGTGCAGGAGGAGCCTGAGCTGCCCACCCGTGGTGGTGGCCAGGCGGAGTATGAAGCAGCCATCCGTAGCGTGGGCAGTGCCCAGTCCTGCCTGGGCACAGAGCCGGTGCCGTCCGAGACCCCTGCGAGGCCGGCCCTGATCCCAGCAGACGAGTACGTGGGGGACGACTGGCTGGAGGATGACCTGAGGGCGAGCCGCGAGCCCCGCAAGAGGAGCCGCTGGGGCCAGGGGGAGTCGGGCTCGGACTCTGGAGACGCCACAGGGCCCGAGAGCGACGGCGGGGCCCCCCCTCAAAGGAGGAGGACCCGGCAGAGCCGCCTCACCCAGATTGTGGACAGAACAGTGCTGGGCCGATCCCGCGGAGGCTGCGCCCTGGGGGCCCCAGAGACCGCTGCCACCCCTGCCAGCCTGAGGCCCACGGACAGCAGCCGAGCCAATGGCCTGAGAGGCAGTGGAGAGGCCCCGGAG CTCCCTTCGCTGTCTGCAGCCCCCGCTCGGCCGCCCCCCATTCGAGTGCGTGTCCGGGTCCAGGACAACGTCTTCCTTATCCCCGTGCCCCACAG CAGCAGCGAGAGCCGCCCGGTGGcgtggctggcagagcaggcGGCCCAGCGCCATTACCAGACGTGTGGCCTGCTGCCGCAGCTCACCCTCAAGAAGGAGGGGGCGCTGCTGGCGCCCCAGGACCTCATCGTGGACGTGCTGCAGAGCAACGAGGAG GTGTTTGCAGAGGTGCAGTCCTGGGACCTGCCCCCGCTCGCCGACCGGTACAGGAAGGCCTGTCGCAGCCTGGCCGTGG GCGAGCACCGGCTGCTGCTGAAGATCATGGAGCTACAGGAGTCAGGCCCCTCGTTCAGCGCCTGCGGCCTCTCGCTGCGCCAGCCCCACCTCGCCCCACTCCTGCGTGCCCTCAAGCTGCAGACCTCCATCCGGCAGCTGCGGCTGGCTGGGAACGGCCTGGCCGATGGCCTGGCCGCTGAGCTGCTGGCTATGCTGGGCACTATGCCCAGCCTGACCCTCCTCGACCTGTCAGCCAACCAGCTTGGGGCCGAGGGGCTCCGCACGCTGGCAGCAGGGCTGCCCGCCCAGACGGCCTTTCAG AGCCTGGAAGAGTTGGATCTCAGCCTGAACCCCCTGGGAGACGGCAGCTCCCAGGCACTGGCCTGCCTGGTTCAGGCCTGCCCCATCCTGACCACGCTCCGACTGCAAGCGTGCGGCTTCACTGGGGCTTTCCTGCAGCACCACCGCCTCCTGCTGGCCGATGGCCTGAAAG GCGCTGTGCACCTGAAGACCCTCgcggtgtcccacaatgccctgggctccactggcctggagctgctgctcagGAGCCTGCCCTGCACCACCCTTAGCCAGCTGGAGATCGGCTCGGTGGCTGCCCGGCTGGAGGAGCCTCTCATGGATCCGGTGGTCAGGTACCTGATGCAG GAGGGATGTGCTCTCACCCACCTGACTGTGTCTGGGAACCACCTGAGTGACGAGGCTGTCGAGGAGCTGGCCAG GTGCCTCCTGGTGTGTCCACCTTTAGTCTCACTGGATTTGTCTGCAAACCCCGGGATCACCATTGTGGGCTTGCGGATgctgctgtcagccctgggggAGAGGAACCAGGGGCTCCGCTCCCTCAGCCTGGCAG GCTGCAGCGTGCGAGGCCCACTGGACAGCACCACCTGGGCCCGGGTCTCTGCCAACGTGCGCGAGTTGCGACTCTGCAgccagcagctgagcaggagcgACCAGCGGGGCGTGGGCGAGTCCTGGCGTGGCCCCGCGGGCACCTCTCTGTGCGCAGTCACTCGGCACCACAAGCTGTTCTGCAAGAGCGTGTGA